The Halichoerus grypus chromosome 9, mHalGry1.hap1.1, whole genome shotgun sequence genome has a window encoding:
- the LOC144379040 gene encoding uncharacterized protein LOC144379040, whose amino-acid sequence MHPPPVLWEDISLSFDHVPKMEKKEELRQLDPCCVSLSMHDQFAVIYGKLPPQEFEACGKCTENTNSSRGLPTRGMTLMVEFQESREASEDETSKQQRFLNTLGCLGHK is encoded by the exons ATGCATCCTCCTCCAGTCCTCTGGGAAGACATCAGTTTGTCCTTTGACCATGTgccaaagatggaaaaaaaagaagagcttcgGCAACT tGACCCTTGCTGTGTCAGCCTTTCTATGCATGATCAGTTTGCTGTGATCTATGGAAAACTCCCACCTCAGGAATTTGAAGCCTGTG GTAAATGCACAGAGAATACTAACTCTTCCAGGGGTCTGCCAACCAGAG GAATGACTCTGATGGTGGAATTTCAAGAATCAAGGGAGGCAAGTGAAGACGAAACTTCAAAGCAGCAGAGGTTTCTTAACACCCTTGGATGTTTAGGACATAAGTGA